TCCGCTCCACGCCCGGGTCGTCGGTGGCCAGCGCCGTCGGCACCCCGTGGCTGCGGTACAGCGGGAACGGGTGCTCCGCTCCCTCCACCTGGAGGATCTGGGCGTTCGAGGTCAGCGGGACCTCGACCAGCACCTTGCGCTCCGCGAGCGTGCGCAGCAGGCCCGCCGGGTCGTCCTCGTGCGCCACGTCCACGCCGTGCCCGATCCGCTCCGCGTGGCCGGTCAGCACCGCCTCCCGAATGTGGAAGGCCAGGTCCTCCGGCTTCACCAGGCCCGGGGCCAACTCGCCCGCGTGCAGGCTGATGTGGGCCTTCGGGTAGAGCGGGTGCAGGAAGTCCAGCATCTGCATCTGCAGCCGGTAGTTGTCCAGCGAGGACTGGTAGTCCTCCGGCTGCACCAGGTTCACCGCGACGAAGCGCTCGTCCTGCGAGGCCAGTTCCATCCCCAGCAGCAGCTGCGCGAACACCCGCGCCGGGGTGGACGCCCGGGACGCCTGCGACTGCAGGCGCACCGTCACCGCGCAGCCCGGCCGGGCCTGCGCCGTCCCGCACTGCTCGGTGTCCTGGTACTCCGCCCAGGCCCGGTCCGCGTCCGCCCGGGCCCCGTCCACCAGCGCCTGGATCTGCCCGTCGGCCAGCAGCTTCTGCCGCAGCGCCGCGAGGTCCGGCTCGAAGCCGACCTTCGCGGCCAGCGCGGCCACCCCGACCGAGGACGGCGTCTGCAGGGTCTCCAGGTAGCTCTGGTGCTGCGCCGCCATGGTGTCGGTCACCTCGGCCAGCATCACGCCCGGGTGCCGCCAACTGGCCTCGCCGAACTTGCCGAAGGTCGCGAAGAAGTGGTCGTGCCCGCTCTCCGGGCCCGGCACGAAGTCCTGCATCGACCAGGCCCGGATCACCGCCGTCCGGAACTCGCCCTCCGGCACGGCGTCCTGGGCCGGCCGGGCGGTGCCCTGGCACGGCCCGGTCGCCGAGACGAAGGTGACCGAGTCGATGCAGAGATCGTCCTGCGCGGCCAGCCGGATCAGCAGCTCGGTCGTCACCGCACCCGACAGGTGGTTGTGCAGGTCCCCGCCCTTCGGCATCTCCCGCAGGAACGCCTGCACCTTCGCAGGGTCCTGTCGGATGCCGTCCAGGTACGAGGCGACCCGTCCTTCCAGCGGACGGGCGCCGGGCAGTTGCGCCTCGGCGTGGGCGGCGGGGGCCAGCGGCGCCAGCAGCGCCGCGCAGGCGACGAGGGCGGCCGTGGTGGTACGGCGTAGCGAGATCATGACCGCCATGCTGACGCCCCGTCAGCGACGGGGCGGGGCACGGCGGTTCGTGTCGTACGTGCACCATCCGAAAGCGTGACGGGCCCGGTGCCGGGCCCGCCCGCCGGACGGCGGTGCTACTACTTCTTGGCGGTCTTCGCGGCGGGCTTGGCGCCGGACTTGGCGGCCTTCTCGGCCTTCTCGGCGCTCTCCTTGATCCGCTGCGCCTCCTTGCGGACGTCCACCTGGTTGGCGCGCTCGTGCTGCAGCCACAGCGGGTTCTCGTCGCGCAGCGCGTCGATCTGCTCGGTGGTGAGCGCCTCCGTGATGCCGGCCCGGCCGAGGCCGGTGACCGAGATGCCGAGGCGGGCGGCGACCACCTGGCGCGGGTGCGGACCGTTGCGGCGCAGTTCGGCGAGCCACTGCGGCGGCTCGGCCTGCATCGCGTTGAGCTCCTCGCGGGAGACGACGCCCGCCTGGAACTCGGCGGGGGTCGCCGCCAGGTAGATCCCCAGCTTCTTGGCCGCGGTCGCGGGCTTCATGGTCTGGGAGGTCTTGGGCTTGGGCGTAGTCATGCCCCAAGGGTATAGGGAACGCGCACCCGCCCTGGTCACGATGGGTAGCCTGGGGCGTGTGACCGAGATCGAGCAGCACTCCGCATCCTTCCGCCTGGCGTACGTGCCCGGGGTGACGCCCACCAAGTGGCTGCGGGTGTGGGAGGAGCGGCTGCCGGACGTCCGGCTGGAGCTGCTGCAGTCCACCCCGTCGGAGGGCCACGGGCTGCTGCTCACCGGCGGGGCCGACGCCGGTCTGGTGCGGCTGCCGGTGGACCGGACGGTGCTGAGCGCGATCCCGCTGTACACCGAGACCACCGTGGTGGTGTTCCCGAAGGACCACTGGCTGGGTGCCGCCGAGGCCGAGGAGGTCACCGTCGCGGACCTCGCCGAGGAGATCGTCTTCCACCCGCAGGACGACGTGCTGGAGTGGCCCGACGGCCTGCCGGGCCGCCCCGCGTTCGAGCGGCCCGCGACCACCGGCGACGCGATCGAGCTGGTGGCGGCGAACGTCGGCGTGCTGGCCGTGCCGCAGTCGCTGGCCCGGCTGCACCACCGGCGCGACCTGACCTACCGCACCCTGGCCGACGTCCCGCAGTCGCAGGTCGCACTGGCCTGGCCGGAGGCGGCGACCACCGACCTGGTGGAGGAGTTCATCGGCATCGTCCGCGGCCGCACCGCCAACAGCTCGCGCGGCCGGACCGCCGCCGCCGAACAGCAGCGGCAGCCGAAGCCGCAGACCGCGCGCAAGCCGCAGGCCGCGTCCCGCACCCAGCAGAAGCCCAAGCCCGGCCAGCGCGGGGCCGGCGGCGCCCGCACCGGCGGCAGCCGCACCGCCCAGCCCAAGCGCGGCCGCAAGCGGTAGCCGCCGACCGGTACGCGTCACGCGGCGGCCGACGCACCGTCAGCCGCCCGCTTCCCGGCGTTCCCGGAGTTGGTGCGCCCTGGCCCGCATGATGGTCGGACGGGCATCCTTGCCGTACCGACCGAGGAGAGTGGCCACGATGGTGCACGCACGGGCCGGCCAGCCGGCGCAGCCGCAGGATCTGATCGACGTCGCCCGGCTGGTGACGGCGTACTACTCGCTGCACCCGGATCCGGCGGAGGTCGCCCAGCGGGTGGCGTTCGGCACCTCCGGGCACCGGGGCTCGGCGTCGAGGACGGCGTTCAACGAGGACCACATCGCGGCGACCGCGCAGGCGATCTGCGACTACCGGGCCGAACAGGGCACCACCGGGCCGCTGTTCCTCGGCATCGACACCCACGCGCTGTCGGAGCCGGCCCGCGCCACCACGCTGGAGGTGCTGGCCGCCAACGGCGTCACCGTGCTGCTGGACACCGCGGACGGGTACACCCCGACCCCGGCCGTCTCGCACGCGATCCTGACCCACAACCGCACCCGCCCCGCGGCGCTCGCCGACGGCATCGTGGTGACGCCCTCGCACAACCCGCCCGCCGACGGCGGGTTCAAGTACAACCCGCCGCACGGCGGCCCGGCCGACTCCACCGCCACCGGCTGGATCGAACGCCGCGCCAACGAGCTGCTCGCCGCCGGCCTGGCCGGCGTCCGCCGCGTCCCGTACGCGCGGGCGCTGGCCGCCGACACCACCGGCCGGTACGACTTCCTCGGCGGCTACGTCGACGACCTGCCCGCCGTGCTGAACCTGGAGGCCGTCCGGGCGGCCGGGGTGCGGATCGGCGCGGACCCGCTGGGCGGCGCGTCCGTCGCCTACTGGGGCCGGATCGCCGAGACCCACCGGCTGGACCTCACCGTGGTCAACCCGCTCACCGACCCCACCTGGCGGTTCATGACGCTGGACTGGGACGGCAAGATCCGGATGGACTGCTCCTCGCCGTACGCGATGGCCTCGCTGATCGACAAGCGCGACGCGTACACCCTGGCCACCGGCAACGACGCCGACGCCGACCGGCACGGCATCGTCACCCCCGACGGCGGCCTGATGAACCCCAACCACTACCTGGCCGTCGCCATCGACTACCTCTACCGGCACCGCGCGGGCTGGCCCGCGGCCGCGGCCGTGGGCAAGACCCTGGTGTCCTCCTCGATGATCGACCGGGTGGCCGCCTCGCTCGGCCGCGACCTGCTCGAAGTCCCGGTCGGCTTCAAGTGGTTCGTCGACGGGCTGCTCGGCGGGACGGTCGCCTTCGGCGGCGAGGAGTCCGCGGGCGCCTCCTTCCTGCGCCGCGACGGCTCCCCGTGGACCACCGACAAGGACGGCATCCTGCTGGCGCTGCTCGCCTCCGAGATCACCGCCGTCACCGGGAACACCCCCTCCGCGCTCTACCGCGAGCTGACCGCCGCCCACGGCGACCCCGTCTACGCCCGCGTGGACGCCCCCGCCGACCGCGAGCAGAAGGCCGCGCTCGCCGCCCTCGACCCCTCGCAGGTCACCGCCGACGCGCTGGCCGGCGAGCCGATCACCGCGGTCCTCACCCACGCCCCGGGCAACGGCGCCGCGATCGGCGGCCTCAAGGTCTGCACCGAGAACGCCTGGTTCGCCGCCCGCCCGTCCGGCACCGAGGACGTCTACAAGATCTACGCCGAGAGCTTCCTCGGCGCCGACCACCTCGCGCAGGTCCAGTCCGAGGCCCGTGACCTGGTCACCGAGGTCCTCGCCAAGGCCTGACCGCCTTCCCGTCCACCCCTGCACACCCCTCCCCGCGCGGGAGGGGTGTTGCATTGTGGTGCGCCATGTTCGAAGATGTTTGATGTACCGGCTCGCCCTGCCCCCGGGCCGTGACTCGAACCCTGAGGAGTGCCGCCGTGCACAAGACGGTGACCAAGCTGGCCGACGGCCGCGAGCTGATCTACTACGACACCGAGCCGGCGTCCCGCGACGCGGTCGACCGGCGTCCGCTGGAGCCCGCCGCGAGCGTCTCGGAGATCCGCGTCGACCCGTTCACCGGCGACGCGGTCACCGTCGCGGCCCACCGCCAGGCCCGCACCTACCACCCGCCGGCCGACGAGTGCCCGCTCTGCCCCTCGCTCGGCGACCGGCTGAGCGAGATCCCGGCCGAGGACTACCAGGTCGCGGTCTTCGAGAACCGCTTCCCGTCCCTCGCCTCCTCCTCCGCCGA
The DNA window shown above is from Streptomyces sp. TLI_171 and carries:
- a CDS encoding adenosine deaminase, with protein sequence MAVMISLRRTTTAALVACAALLAPLAPAAHAEAQLPGARPLEGRVASYLDGIRQDPAKVQAFLREMPKGGDLHNHLSGAVTTELLIRLAAQDDLCIDSVTFVSATGPCQGTARPAQDAVPEGEFRTAVIRAWSMQDFVPGPESGHDHFFATFGKFGEASWRHPGVMLAEVTDTMAAQHQSYLETLQTPSSVGVAALAAKVGFEPDLAALRQKLLADGQIQALVDGARADADRAWAEYQDTEQCGTAQARPGCAVTVRLQSQASRASTPARVFAQLLLGMELASQDERFVAVNLVQPEDYQSSLDNYRLQMQMLDFLHPLYPKAHISLHAGELAPGLVKPEDLAFHIREAVLTGHAERIGHGVDVAHEDDPAGLLRTLAERKVLVEVPLTSNAQILQVEGAEHPFPLYRSHGVPTALATDDPGVERIDITHEYVRAARTYALGYRDLKDLARTSLEYGFVAGRSLWRDRDGFVPVPECQGRPVGTKPTARCAALLAASPKALLEWNQERDFRAFEAAVLHGR
- a CDS encoding DUF5997 family protein — encoded protein: MTTPKPKTSQTMKPATAAKKLGIYLAATPAEFQAGVVSREELNAMQAEPPQWLAELRRNGPHPRQVVAARLGISVTGLGRAGITEALTTEQIDALRDENPLWLQHERANQVDVRKEAQRIKESAEKAEKAAKSGAKPAAKTAKK
- a CDS encoding LysR family substrate-binding domain-containing protein → MTEIEQHSASFRLAYVPGVTPTKWLRVWEERLPDVRLELLQSTPSEGHGLLLTGGADAGLVRLPVDRTVLSAIPLYTETTVVVFPKDHWLGAAEAEEVTVADLAEEIVFHPQDDVLEWPDGLPGRPAFERPATTGDAIELVAANVGVLAVPQSLARLHHRRDLTYRTLADVPQSQVALAWPEAATTDLVEEFIGIVRGRTANSSRGRTAAAEQQRQPKPQTARKPQAASRTQQKPKPGQRGAGGARTGGSRTAQPKRGRKR
- the pgm gene encoding phosphoglucomutase (alpha-D-glucose-1,6-bisphosphate-dependent) produces the protein MVHARAGQPAQPQDLIDVARLVTAYYSLHPDPAEVAQRVAFGTSGHRGSASRTAFNEDHIAATAQAICDYRAEQGTTGPLFLGIDTHALSEPARATTLEVLAANGVTVLLDTADGYTPTPAVSHAILTHNRTRPAALADGIVVTPSHNPPADGGFKYNPPHGGPADSTATGWIERRANELLAAGLAGVRRVPYARALAADTTGRYDFLGGYVDDLPAVLNLEAVRAAGVRIGADPLGGASVAYWGRIAETHRLDLTVVNPLTDPTWRFMTLDWDGKIRMDCSSPYAMASLIDKRDAYTLATGNDADADRHGIVTPDGGLMNPNHYLAVAIDYLYRHRAGWPAAAAVGKTLVSSSMIDRVAASLGRDLLEVPVGFKWFVDGLLGGTVAFGGEESAGASFLRRDGSPWTTDKDGILLALLASEITAVTGNTPSALYRELTAAHGDPVYARVDAPADREQKAALAALDPSQVTADALAGEPITAVLTHAPGNGAAIGGLKVCTENAWFAARPSGTEDVYKIYAESFLGADHLAQVQSEARDLVTEVLAKA